Proteins encoded together in one uncultured Desulfobacter sp. window:
- a CDS encoding ACT domain-containing protein: MAEQISIFIENKEGRLAEVTAILRDAGVNIRALSLADTTDFGVLRLIVNENEKATAALRDQGFTVGKTRVLAVEVNDEPGGLNRVLDPLSEQGVNVEYMYAFANPQCKNAIMIFRFDDIEKAKIILAQQGIKVIDKEEISNL; this comes from the coding sequence ATGGCTGAACAGATATCCATATTCATAGAAAATAAAGAAGGGCGTCTTGCTGAAGTCACTGCCATTTTAAGGGATGCCGGGGTAAATATACGGGCGCTTTCCCTGGCAGACACCACGGATTTTGGTGTACTGCGGCTGATTGTCAATGAGAATGAAAAAGCCACGGCAGCCCTGCGGGATCAGGGATTTACCGTAGGCAAAACCCGTGTTCTGGCAGTGGAAGTGAACGATGAACCCGGCGGCCTGAACCGGGTATTGGATCCTTTAAGTGAACAAGGGGTTAACGTGGAATACATGTACGCATTTGCCAACCCCCAATGCAAAAACGCCATCATGATTTTCCGCTTTGATGACATTGAGAAAGCAAAAATTATTTTAGCACAACAGGGCATTAAGGTTATCGATAAAGAGGAAATCTCAAACCTTTAA
- a CDS encoding enoyl-CoA hydratase-related protein has protein sequence MSFENIILEMNNAIAMISFNRPKALNALNNALLDELDVALDQVLANDEIRVLILTGTGDKSFVAGADISELTQMDALAAKYFSRKGQKIFSKIEALPFPAIAAVNGFALGGGSEVALACDFIYASEKAIFGLPEINLGLIPGFGGTQRLSRVVGKNRAKEMIFTGSNITADKALEYGMVNQVCPHESLMDEVKKTAQRIAAKGCVSLRAAKEAVQAGLGCDLETGCLIENDAFAIAFASADAKEGTSAFLEKRKPVFEGALK, from the coding sequence AATCGGCCCAAAGCCTTAAATGCGCTGAACAATGCACTGCTTGATGAACTTGATGTCGCCTTGGACCAGGTGCTGGCCAATGATGAAATCCGGGTGCTCATTTTAACAGGTACCGGAGACAAATCCTTTGTAGCAGGTGCAGATATCTCAGAACTGACCCAAATGGACGCATTGGCAGCAAAATACTTCTCCCGCAAAGGCCAGAAAATATTCTCCAAAATTGAAGCCCTGCCCTTCCCGGCCATAGCAGCCGTAAACGGGTTTGCCCTGGGCGGCGGCAGTGAAGTTGCCCTGGCCTGTGATTTTATCTATGCTTCGGAAAAAGCGATATTTGGACTGCCCGAAATCAACCTGGGCCTGATTCCCGGTTTTGGCGGAACCCAGCGCCTTTCCAGGGTTGTGGGAAAAAACAGGGCCAAGGAGATGATTTTCACCGGAAGCAATATTACTGCTGACAAAGCCCTGGAATATGGTATGGTTAACCAGGTGTGCCCCCATGAATCGCTTATGGACGAGGTCAAAAAAACAGCCCAACGCATTGCCGCCAAAGGATGTGTTTCCTTAAGAGCCGCGAAAGAAGCTGTACAGGCAGGACTGGGTTGCGACCTTGAAACCGGATGTCTGATTGAAAATGACGCCTTTGCCATAGCCTTTGCAAGCGCGGATGCCAAAGAAGGCACATCCGCATTTCTGGAAAAAAGAAAACCTGTATTCGAAGGTGCACTTAAGTAA
- a CDS encoding ATPase, T2SS/T4P/T4SS family, translating to MQEDSFQNKIIASLIDAGILTPEKAKMAERVKSKLSSEKTIINVLKELNYITDKQLKKVLRQNHFALRIGDLLVELGYLTQEKLKAALDIQSREEGKQLGQIIIEHQFMSEHDFLEVLSVQLGFPFVNLSVDDLDSELLNQAPIKWCHSNLFLPVNKEDGRVIVAFADPFNQTSINNAKKLYGEKMEIAISSPGVIDRLLEHLVSGRKSHQEIDENTAMGIVEAIISAGITAGASDIHIEPLKDRLQVKFRIDGILLFHRELPPESTAMVTARIKVLAKADIAEKRRHQDGRMSFDHKGNVYDLRASFYAAVFGEKVVLRILNRIDQIIPIEEIGMSPRVLTRYIRDVLGVPSGVLIITGPTGSGKTTTLYSSIKHIKKPEISIITAEDPVEFVMEGITQCSINPNINLTYEETLRHVVRQDPDVIVIGEIRDNYSAEVAVHAALTGHKVLTSFHTEDSISGLIRLMNMNIEAFLISSTVVCVLSQRLLRKVCRHCSQPYKPSGGELKLLNFIPQDISQYNFCKGTGCRNCNYTGYRGRVAVFEMLVLNEKVREAILDHKSTFDIRKISLETTNLVTLMEDALSKAADGITTLDEIFRCVPRLIPPRSIQAIKRLSGI from the coding sequence ATGCAAGAAGATTCCTTTCAAAATAAAATTATAGCCTCGCTGATTGATGCCGGTATCCTCACGCCCGAAAAGGCGAAAATGGCCGAACGGGTTAAATCCAAATTGTCTTCTGAAAAAACGATCATCAATGTCCTCAAAGAGCTTAACTACATCACGGACAAACAACTTAAAAAGGTACTGCGCCAGAACCATTTCGCTCTCAGGATCGGAGATCTGCTGGTTGAACTCGGGTATTTGACCCAGGAAAAGCTCAAGGCGGCCCTGGATATCCAGTCCAGAGAAGAGGGCAAACAGTTGGGGCAAATCATTATAGAGCACCAGTTCATGAGTGAGCATGACTTTTTAGAGGTTCTCTCTGTTCAACTCGGATTCCCTTTTGTCAATCTGTCTGTTGATGATCTCGATTCGGAGCTTCTGAATCAGGCCCCCATAAAATGGTGCCACTCAAACCTCTTTCTTCCTGTCAACAAAGAGGATGGCCGCGTCATCGTTGCCTTTGCCGATCCCTTTAATCAGACCAGTATTAATAATGCTAAAAAACTTTACGGGGAGAAGATGGAGATAGCCATCTCTTCCCCCGGGGTGATTGACCGTCTTCTGGAACATCTGGTGTCCGGCCGGAAGTCCCATCAGGAGATTGACGAAAACACGGCCATGGGCATCGTGGAGGCCATCATTTCTGCCGGTATCACGGCAGGGGCTTCAGATATCCATATTGAACCCCTTAAAGACAGGCTCCAGGTTAAATTCAGAATTGACGGGATACTATTGTTTCATCGGGAGTTACCACCTGAATCCACCGCCATGGTTACAGCACGGATCAAAGTACTTGCCAAGGCCGATATTGCTGAAAAAAGGCGGCATCAGGACGGTCGAATGAGCTTTGACCACAAGGGCAACGTCTATGATCTGAGAGCTTCATTTTACGCTGCCGTATTTGGGGAAAAGGTAGTCCTGCGAATTCTCAACCGTATTGACCAGATTATTCCCATAGAAGAGATCGGAATGTCTCCCAGGGTGCTCACCCGATACATTCGCGATGTACTGGGGGTACCTTCCGGAGTCTTGATCATTACAGGCCCCACAGGCTCGGGAAAGACCACCACCTTGTATTCCTCCATCAAACACATTAAAAAACCTGAAATCAGCATCATTACAGCAGAAGACCCTGTGGAATTTGTAATGGAAGGAATTACCCAGTGCTCCATCAACCCAAACATTAACCTGACCTATGAGGAAACCCTGCGACATGTGGTCCGCCAAGATCCAGACGTCATCGTCATTGGGGAAATTCGGGATAACTATTCGGCTGAAGTGGCCGTCCATGCGGCTCTGACCGGCCACAAGGTACTCACCTCTTTTCACACCGAAGACAGCATCTCCGGGCTGATCCGGCTAATGAACATGAATATTGAAGCCTTTTTGATTTCCTCCACCGTAGTCTGTGTCTTGTCCCAGCGGCTGCTGAGAAAGGTATGCCGCCACTGCAGCCAACCTTACAAGCCCTCCGGCGGAGAACTTAAACTGCTTAACTTTATCCCCCAGGACATTTCCCAATACAATTTCTGTAAAGGAACCGGGTGCCGAAACTGCAACTATACCGGGTACAGGGGAAGAGTAGCGGTGTTTGAGATGCTTGTCCTTAATGAAAAGGTCAGAGAAGCCATTTTGGACCACAAATCCACCTTTGACATCAGAAAAATAAGCCTTGAGACCACCAACTTGGTAACCCTGATGGAAGATGCCTTATCCAAGGCAGCGGATGGTATAACCACGTTGGACGAAATATTCAGATGCGTCCCCAGGTTAATTCCCCCACGATCTATCCAGGCTATTAAACGCCTGTCAGGAATTTAA
- the atpE gene encoding ATP synthase F0 subunit C, with protein MEFLVGSVWAAGFAIGIAAFGCGIGQGLGLNGAMSGISRNPEAAGKIQVNMLIGLALIESLCIYALVVAMILLFVHPAIGPAVAALGGH; from the coding sequence ATGGAATTTCTCGTAGGTAGTGTCTGGGCAGCAGGTTTTGCCATCGGTATCGCTGCATTTGGTTGCGGCATTGGTCAGGGTCTTGGTTTGAATGGTGCCATGTCCGGTATTTCTAGAAACCCTGAAGCAGCTGGTAAAATTCAGGTTAACATGCTGATCGGTCTTGCTCTGATCGAATCTCTGTGTATCTACGCTCTGGTTGTTGCGATGATCCTGCTGTTCGTTCATCCTGCAATCGGTCCTGCTGTTGCTGCACTTGGCGGACATTAA
- a CDS encoding phenylacetate--CoA ligase, translating into MPIYDIDYETMPREGLEAIQLRRLQTTIERIYATVPFYKETYDKAGIKPSDIKSLDDLRRLPFTTKQDLRDNYPYRMFAVPMEQVVRIHASSGTTGKPTVVGYTKRDISTWADLMARSMAAAGGTPGDIIHNAWGYGLFTGGLGAHYGAERLGASVIPVSGGNTKRQITIMQDFKPTILCGTPSYILHLAEVADEMGVDFKKLSFKSGIFGAEPWTERMRQELEAKLNLKAVDIYGLSEVMGPGVSVECVEEQKGLHIAEDHFIVEIVDPDTLEPVPPGDSGEIVFTSITKEAFPVIRYRTKDITSLNPVPCTCGRTHIRMNKPTGRTDDMLIIRGVNVFPSQIESVLMESREIAPHYQLVVDRVDNLDTLTVKVEIDESSFSDDIKGLQTMEGKISHDIKEHLGVSAKVSLVEPKTIERSQGKAVRVIDNRQF; encoded by the coding sequence ATGCCCATATACGACATTGACTATGAGACTATGCCCAGGGAAGGCCTGGAGGCGATCCAGCTTCGCCGCCTCCAAACCACCATTGAGCGAATATATGCCACAGTTCCTTTTTACAAGGAGACCTATGACAAGGCCGGGATTAAGCCCTCTGACATAAAAAGCCTGGATGACTTAAGGCGTCTGCCTTTTACCACCAAGCAGGATCTTCGGGACAACTACCCTTACCGCATGTTCGCGGTTCCCATGGAACAGGTGGTCCGCATCCACGCATCCTCAGGGACCACGGGTAAACCCACAGTTGTCGGCTACACAAAACGGGATATCAGCACCTGGGCCGACCTGATGGCCAGAAGCATGGCTGCCGCCGGCGGCACGCCGGGAGACATCATCCACAATGCCTGGGGCTATGGTCTTTTCACTGGGGGCCTTGGCGCCCACTATGGGGCAGAGCGTCTAGGTGCATCGGTTATTCCTGTTTCCGGCGGTAATACCAAACGCCAGATTACTATTATGCAGGATTTTAAACCCACAATTCTATGCGGTACGCCATCTTATATTCTCCATCTGGCTGAAGTGGCAGATGAAATGGGGGTGGATTTCAAAAAGTTGTCTTTTAAATCCGGTATCTTCGGTGCAGAACCTTGGACAGAAAGAATGCGCCAGGAACTGGAAGCCAAACTCAATCTCAAGGCCGTGGACATTTACGGCCTGTCTGAAGTCATGGGGCCGGGTGTATCCGTAGAGTGTGTTGAAGAACAAAAAGGCCTTCATATTGCCGAGGATCATTTTATTGTGGAAATCGTAGACCCGGATACCCTGGAACCTGTTCCGCCCGGAGACTCCGGTGAAATCGTGTTTACTTCCATTACCAAAGAAGCCTTCCCGGTCATCCGTTACCGCACCAAGGATATCACCTCCTTGAATCCGGTGCCCTGCACATGCGGCAGGACCCACATCAGGATGAACAAACCCACAGGTCGTACGGATGATATGCTTATCATCCGGGGCGTCAACGTATTCCCCTCCCAGATTGAAAGCGTTCTTATGGAAAGCCGGGAAATCGCACCCCATTATCAACTCGTCGTAGACCGGGTGGATAACCTGGACACCTTGACAGTCAAGGTGGAAATCGACGAATCCTCATTTAGCGATGACATCAAGGGCCTACAGACCATGGAGGGTAAAATTTCCCACGATATCAAGGAGCACTTAGGCGTATCTGCCAAAGTGTCCCTTGTGGAACCTAAAACCATAGAAAGAAGCCAGGGTAAGGCTGTCAGGGTTATAGATAACCGCCAATTTTAA
- a CDS encoding AtpZ/AtpI family protein, which produces MAEKDKNSTFRELGYFASLGISVALAIVIGLALGYWLDSVFGTKPILLLVGLGFGIAAGFTNIIRAGKKAEKY; this is translated from the coding sequence ATGGCAGAGAAAGATAAAAATAGCACCTTTCGTGAGCTGGGGTATTTTGCAAGTCTTGGCATATCCGTGGCTCTGGCCATCGTCATCGGACTGGCACTGGGATACTGGCTGGATAGTGTTTTTGGTACAAAACCCATCCTATTATTGGTGGGGCTAGGGTTCGGCATAGCCGCCGGATTTACCAACATTATCAGAGCCGGCAAAAAGGCGGAAAAATATTAA
- a CDS encoding AAA family ATPase produces MIITCPKCARKHKVNPDSLKPFADAGKKNIMASCKSCKFKFPVSLPSLLTSDEKPIELKRTLGSVARKICITLSKGGVGKTTTSVNLGAGLALAGYKVLLVDTDTQGQSSYILGKRPGAGLTELLTQELTISDCLIEARRNLWLLSGGKSLAGVKRIIDKKSFGAEFTLSEALNPLDDQFDFILIDTSPGWDQLIVNVLFYSTEVLVPVALEAMPLHGMAEFIKSLGAIQKYKSEIQLKYIVPTFLDLRIKGPKELYDQLKKLYPQQLCKPIRYNENLAEAPSFGKTIFEFAPGSTASEDYRNLVRRVSGNEFALLK; encoded by the coding sequence GTGATTATAACCTGCCCCAAATGTGCCAGAAAACATAAAGTAAATCCTGACTCTTTGAAGCCTTTTGCAGATGCTGGCAAGAAAAATATCATGGCCAGTTGCAAATCATGCAAATTTAAATTTCCCGTATCCCTTCCCTCCCTTTTGACCTCTGACGAAAAACCGATCGAACTGAAACGGACACTGGGATCTGTTGCCCGGAAAATTTGTATTACCTTAAGCAAGGGTGGCGTAGGCAAGACTACTACCAGCGTGAATCTTGGTGCCGGTCTTGCGCTTGCCGGATATAAGGTCCTTTTAGTCGACACCGATACCCAGGGACAGTCCTCCTATATTCTTGGCAAAAGGCCGGGCGCTGGGTTAACTGAACTTTTAACCCAGGAATTGACGATTTCAGACTGCCTGATCGAAGCGCGGAGGAATTTGTGGCTGCTATCGGGTGGAAAATCTCTGGCAGGTGTTAAGCGAATTATTGACAAAAAAAGCTTTGGTGCAGAGTTTACTTTGTCCGAAGCCTTGAATCCTCTGGATGATCAGTTTGATTTTATTTTAATTGATACATCCCCAGGATGGGATCAGTTAATTGTCAATGTGCTTTTTTATTCAACTGAGGTACTGGTGCCTGTTGCTTTAGAAGCCATGCCGTTACATGGGATGGCCGAGTTCATTAAAAGTCTGGGCGCCATACAAAAGTACAAAAGTGAAATTCAATTAAAATACATTGTGCCCACATTCCTTGATTTGCGGATCAAGGGCCCTAAAGAACTGTATGATCAACTAAAAAAATTGTATCCCCAGCAATTATGTAAGCCTATTCGCTATAATGAAAATTTGGCCGAAGCGCCTTCCTTTGGGAAAACTATTTTTGAGTTTGCACCCGGCTCAACCGCCTCGGAAGACTATCGGAATCTGGTTCGAAGGGTGTCCGGGAACGAATTTGCTCTTCTCAAATAG
- a CDS encoding ATP-binding protein — MGLRTHIIVVAVLAFSAVNLFLCLFFTHQVKVHEIEKFQAQIDKSAYLMRIINTLPLYNVDMESLTKNMETFFDDENIKSLNIHDSEVNININLERQLFSGGTDIKKSFVLEYKGLKLGRLTVVYSTGLIEKKIAEFQIRMLGVTVVVTLGIALLFAFLINTIIKPVVGLARIISESTIENFDNEIEKTGGVGEVGILSRSFVRMHDLIKEKKEVLAHTNKLLESEIQQKDIQQKKIKHQDKLICAVKTFFQQTMAAQSIHEIAKIFISIAQGVLSSPHCFVGQICDTEDNLKIMALSDEMKKLCPGFDSVEINPGLKLHISGRLLQAITNKAPVIFNSADLNSEISFWSKEHLPMATIMALPLLQGKDVFGLAIVAGKEGGYTAQDQEIATMMVMVLVQALRLRRRQDETDRLEKMMIRSEKKGAMGMLAASMADEISEPLVGICKAVQMIRNRVEKPSPETLAVADKNGLSFDRLSRYMKDQDVISNLNLIDEAGKKASMIASTMRFYSGNTNMGLADEALSLLLDEALVLASKKYSLKQDFHFDSIQIMTDYAPDLPKIRCRGGELKLVFLNILSNGVYAMAGHIDNPCPTFFIRTYAREDQVCVEIRDNGPGIPKNIRKRIFKPFFSTNPDNEGGGLGLSVAYFIVTENHKGTIEVESTPGEGTCFRIFLPI; from the coding sequence ATGGGCTTAAGGACCCACATTATTGTCGTTGCTGTTCTGGCTTTCAGTGCTGTTAACCTGTTTTTGTGTCTTTTCTTCACCCATCAGGTGAAAGTCCATGAGATAGAAAAATTTCAGGCACAAATTGATAAATCTGCCTATCTTATGCGAATTATAAATACCCTTCCCCTGTATAATGTGGATATGGAAAGCTTAACTAAGAACATGGAGACCTTTTTTGATGACGAAAATATAAAAAGTCTTAATATCCATGATTCAGAAGTAAATATTAATATTAATCTTGAAAGACAGCTTTTTTCCGGTGGAACAGATATTAAGAAAAGTTTTGTCTTAGAATATAAAGGATTGAAGCTCGGCAGGCTGACAGTTGTGTATTCTACCGGCCTAATTGAAAAGAAAATAGCCGAATTTCAGATAAGGATGTTAGGCGTCACTGTTGTCGTGACCCTGGGCATCGCTTTGTTGTTTGCTTTTTTGATTAATACTATCATCAAACCGGTTGTAGGGCTTGCCCGTATCATATCTGAATCTACCATAGAAAATTTTGACAATGAAATAGAAAAAACGGGGGGTGTCGGAGAGGTTGGAATTCTCTCTCGCAGTTTTGTACGTATGCATGATCTCATTAAAGAAAAAAAAGAGGTGTTGGCGCATACTAACAAACTATTAGAAAGTGAAATACAGCAAAAAGATATCCAGCAAAAAAAAATTAAACACCAGGATAAACTGATTTGTGCAGTGAAGACATTTTTTCAACAAACCATGGCTGCACAGTCCATACATGAAATAGCCAAAATTTTTATTTCTATTGCCCAGGGTGTATTGTCAAGTCCACATTGTTTTGTGGGCCAGATTTGTGACACAGAAGATAATTTAAAAATTATGGCGCTTTCCGATGAAATGAAAAAGCTGTGTCCCGGGTTTGACAGCGTGGAAATAAATCCTGGATTGAAGCTGCATATCTCCGGCAGACTGCTTCAAGCAATTACAAATAAAGCGCCTGTGATATTCAATAGCGCAGATTTAAATTCTGAGATTTCTTTTTGGTCTAAGGAACATTTGCCCATGGCCACCATTATGGCCCTGCCTTTGCTTCAGGGCAAAGATGTGTTTGGGTTGGCTATTGTTGCGGGCAAGGAAGGCGGATACACGGCTCAAGACCAGGAGATTGCCACGATGATGGTTATGGTTTTGGTTCAAGCGTTACGCCTTAGACGAAGGCAAGATGAAACAGACCGACTCGAAAAAATGATGATTCGGTCTGAAAAAAAGGGGGCAATGGGAATGCTTGCTGCAAGCATGGCCGATGAAATTAGTGAACCCCTGGTTGGAATATGTAAAGCGGTTCAAATGATTCGTAACCGTGTTGAGAAACCGAGCCCTGAAACCTTGGCCGTCGCTGATAAAAACGGGTTGAGTTTTGATCGGTTGAGTCGGTATATGAAAGATCAGGATGTTATCAGCAATTTGAACCTGATCGATGAAGCCGGTAAAAAGGCCTCTATGATTGCTTCAACCATGCGCTTTTATTCAGGAAATACCAACATGGGGCTTGCTGACGAAGCTCTCAGCCTCCTTTTGGACGAAGCCCTTGTACTGGCATCAAAAAAGTATAGCCTAAAACAGGATTTTCATTTCGACTCTATCCAGATCATGACGGATTACGCTCCTGATTTGCCAAAAATTAGATGTCGGGGTGGTGAATTAAAACTAGTGTTTCTCAATATCCTGTCAAACGGGGTATATGCCATGGCTGGTCATATAGATAATCCGTGTCCGACTTTTTTTATCCGAACCTATGCCAGAGAAGATCAGGTCTGTGTTGAGATAAGAGATAATGGCCCAGGGATACCCAAAAATATCCGCAAGCGTATATTTAAACCGTTTTTTTCCACTAACCCTGACAATGAGGGGGGTGGACTCGGACTGTCAGTTGCCTATTTTATAGTAACGGAGAATCACAAGGGCACAATTGAAGTAGAATCTACCCCTGGCGAAGGAACCTGTTTCAGAATTTTTCTACCCATCTAA
- a CDS encoding ATP synthase subunit I: MEELEKIVDFITRTNWFLFFGSSVLALILTPQKVYLGVFLGGLIVTINFHVLKNTVTKNINQRRVLEKGKSLIGALLVKYYLRFALTAVIIFLLIANRSVHPAGLLVGLSVVVVSTFIAAAIELTKIIFREAV, translated from the coding sequence ATGGAAGAACTTGAGAAAATAGTAGACTTTATCACACGAACCAACTGGTTCCTGTTTTTTGGATCAAGTGTTTTGGCGCTGATCCTGACTCCGCAGAAAGTGTATCTTGGGGTGTTTTTAGGCGGTTTGATTGTGACAATCAACTTTCATGTTCTTAAAAATACAGTAACTAAGAATATCAACCAGCGGCGGGTGCTGGAAAAGGGGAAATCCCTGATCGGTGCGCTTCTGGTAAAATATTATCTGCGTTTTGCATTGACGGCAGTGATTATTTTCCTGTTGATCGCAAACCGCAGCGTACATCCGGCAGGGCTTTTGGTGGGCCTTTCCGTAGTAGTAGTAAGCACGTTTATAGCAGCGGCAATTGAATTAACCAAGATTATATTCAGGGAGGCGGTTTAA
- the atpB gene encoding F0F1 ATP synthase subunit A, with the protein MEHPYLFLTSLFSLFGLEDWAGAHPHVTYMWFAMIILVILGWIGGKSVALVPKTVQNVFEVIISGLEEFMVGITGEEGRDSYPLLLTVFLFVLLGNLFGLVPGFYPPTASINTTVALAIIVVAWSHVIGIKKHGAKYIKHFLGPVPALMPLFFIIEVIGHLARVLSLTLRLFGNMMGHELVVGILLMLAGPLLVPLPIMAMGILVSLIQAIVFFLLPTMYIAGAIEEAH; encoded by the coding sequence GTGGAACACCCATATCTATTTCTCACTTCGTTATTTAGTTTGTTTGGTCTGGAAGATTGGGCTGGGGCCCATCCTCATGTAACTTACATGTGGTTTGCAATGATTATTCTCGTTATTTTAGGCTGGATCGGCGGCAAAAGCGTCGCCCTTGTACCCAAGACCGTTCAAAATGTTTTTGAGGTGATCATTTCCGGGCTTGAAGAGTTTATGGTTGGTATTACCGGTGAAGAAGGAAGAGATTCCTATCCATTATTATTGACTGTTTTTCTGTTTGTTCTTTTGGGCAACCTGTTCGGCCTGGTTCCCGGTTTCTATCCGCCCACAGCATCTATCAACACCACTGTTGCACTGGCCATCATTGTTGTGGCATGGAGCCATGTGATTGGCATCAAAAAACACGGTGCAAAATATATTAAGCATTTTTTGGGACCCGTACCGGCACTTATGCCTCTTTTCTTTATCATTGAGGTCATCGGGCATCTGGCACGTGTACTTTCCCTGACTTTGCGTCTCTTCGGCAATATGATGGGTCATGAACTGGTTGTGGGTATCCTGCTGATGCTGGCTGGTCCTCTCCTGGTACCCCTTCCCATCATGGCAATGGGTATCCTTGTCTCTTTGATTCAGGCCATCGTGTTTTTCTTGTTGCCTACCATGTACATTGCAGGCGCAATCGAAGAAGCACATTAA
- a CDS encoding HDOD domain-containing protein — protein sequence MNPKASILETLREYISNQKNFPVLHPDAATIQDEITKKDPELSRVKQLIIKDPTLTGEILKVANSSYYKGLGEVSTIKEAALRLGQDELFNIVIQVILRKNFSSNTPMIKERQDKLWAHCVATAFATLWLCRHLKLSDLIPKAFIAGLLHDIGKLCLLSAIEQFMTAEKDNAKLTPDLVEKILVNLHEKQGFALLSAWHLPDIYCRIARDHHIDEYEESDTLLVVVRLADMVCHKMDANNPQEDLTFIMGSRETDILGIKETSIALLEIAMEDAGLAKPPS from the coding sequence ATGAACCCAAAAGCGTCCATTCTGGAGACCCTTAGAGAATATATTTCAAATCAGAAAAACTTTCCCGTGCTTCACCCTGATGCGGCTACAATCCAGGATGAAATCACCAAAAAAGATCCGGAATTATCCCGGGTCAAACAACTAATTATCAAAGACCCCACCCTGACAGGAGAGATTCTCAAGGTAGCCAACTCGTCTTATTACAAAGGGTTAGGAGAGGTTTCCACCATCAAGGAAGCCGCCCTTCGTTTAGGGCAGGATGAATTGTTTAACATTGTCATACAGGTCATTCTCCGCAAAAATTTTTCTTCCAATACGCCCATGATCAAGGAACGCCAGGATAAATTGTGGGCCCACTGCGTGGCAACGGCCTTTGCCACTTTGTGGTTATGCCGCCACCTAAAACTTTCGGATCTAATCCCCAAGGCCTTTATTGCAGGGCTGCTCCACGATATTGGCAAGCTTTGCCTTTTATCCGCCATTGAGCAGTTCATGACCGCTGAAAAGGACAATGCCAAACTCACCCCGGATCTGGTGGAAAAAATCCTGGTCAACCTTCACGAAAAACAGGGATTTGCCCTGTTATCGGCCTGGCATCTGCCGGACATTTACTGCAGGATTGCCCGAGACCACCACATTGATGAGTATGAAGAATCAGATACCCTCCTGGTGGTCGTACGACTGGCCGATATGGTGTGCCACAAGATGGACGCCAATAATCCCCAAGAAGACTTAACCTTTATCATGGGGTCCAGAGAAACAGATATCCTTGGGATAAAAGAGACCAGCATTGCTCTGCTGGAAATCGCAATGGAAGATGCGGGTCTGGCGAAGCCACCATCTTAA
- a CDS encoding PilZ domain-containing protein, whose amino-acid sequence MSEDTIDFQPIPGENTEDEQIRHLFRTPVSLTDDIRAKIGGNEYLVTNLSETGIAVNVSSCLEFDSGQILNEVQLKIGDINITGLCAKVIHCSVHDSGSFQIGFQWVNMNAENKKALGEALGQLKVKALKVKDLFEEHPES is encoded by the coding sequence ATGAGTGAGGATACCATAGATTTCCAGCCGATTCCCGGAGAAAATACCGAGGACGAACAAATTCGCCATTTGTTCCGGACTCCGGTCTCCCTAACAGATGATATACGGGCAAAAATTGGCGGAAACGAATACTTAGTAACCAATTTGTCCGAAACCGGTATTGCTGTTAATGTCAGTTCCTGCCTTGAGTTTGATTCCGGTCAGATTCTTAATGAAGTTCAGTTAAAAATTGGGGATATTAACATTACAGGTCTATGCGCCAAGGTAATCCACTGCTCCGTGCATGATTCAGGTAGTTTTCAGATTGGATTTCAATGGGTGAATATGAATGCTGAAAATAAAAAAGCATTGGGGGAAGCCCTTGGGCAGCTGAAAGTAAAAGCCTTGAAAGTTAAAGACCTGTTTGAAGAACACCCAGAAAGTTAA